One region of Populus trichocarpa isolate Nisqually-1 chromosome 4, P.trichocarpa_v4.1, whole genome shotgun sequence genomic DNA includes:
- the LOC7456818 gene encoding 30S ribosomal protein 3, chloroplastic translates to MLASMATQPKIQTHLQPSTFPSQSLLRKPLKTPIFSIKPKPSCFHLKSLSTLKTPARLKLSAPKAQRTLPEEEKENETSTEKEKLGVVVKPIEKSRVVLKFIWMQKVIGIALNQVIPGHGTIPLSPYYFWPKEDAWEQLRLLLVGKPWISRKQLHDLLNQATDIIELWQDTGSNQ, encoded by the exons ATGTTGGCATCCATGGCCACACAACCCAAAATCCAAACCCACTTACAACCCTCAACATTTCCTTCACAGAGCCTCCTGCGTAAACCCCTTAAAACCCCTATATTCTCTATCAAACCGAAACCTTCTTGTTTTCACTTAAAATCCCTTTCTACTCTCAAAACCCCAGCAAGACTCAAACTTTCTGCTCCAAAAGCTCAACGAACACTccctgaagaagaaaaagaaaacgaaacatCCACTGAGAAAGAG AAGCTTGGAGTGGTGGTGAAGCCAATAGAGAAATCAAGAGTAGTATTGAAGTTCATTTGGATGCAGAAGGTAATTGGAATTGCACTAAACCAAGTGATACCAGGCCATGGCACAATCCCTTTGAGTCCCTACTACTTTTGGCCCAAGGAAGATGCTTGGGAGCAGCTTAGACTATTGTTAGTAGGCAAGCCATGGATATCGCGGAAGCAATTGCATGATCTTCTCAATCAGGCTACTGATATCATTGAATTGTGGCAGGATACAGGTTCCAATCAATAG
- the LOC7456819 gene encoding uncharacterized protein LOC7456819, which yields MGKKLDALFGRKLRTSKFSSLAKLAVSRIAILKNKAQVRFSHARSDVIQLLNLGHQERALLMVEHVIKDQNMVDAFVMMEDYLHFLNDRVVLLETSRECPDELKEAVSSLIFASSRCGEFPELQEIRGVFVSRFGKEIAACAVELRSNCGVNPKIILKFSARQASLESRKKLLKDIASDNGIVLHLEEDAPVVAQEKMDVSQPKQQEQHVEDFKSAKLDVTESQARTHVLPEEELSESLKGRKKYKDVAAAALEAFESAAYAAQAARAAVELSRYDSQDIERDDPGDSSHGKGTLYDSDGSLTPELQGRYEASEENKQAARAAVELSRYDSQDIERDDHGDSSHGQGTLYDSDGSLTPELQGRYEASDENKQAARAAVKLSRYDSQDIEWDDHGDSSHGQGTLYDSDGSLTPELQGRYEASEENKLSNDSLVFNEIYTIDNISSESEDENMKGNGRVHLEFEESKTKPGFDRTPSNSSSDSDGNMWNERYQLSDSLSHNKPVGNEVVSYLVDKKAEREQVSIPSPKHHDLDLYRNTNLLADENQHIREYNAVHDEDVSYEDENKLPYQSPKWIPLKSHADAMINPKKGNYEYKTAHSTTSAENLSTSSNIDRKRLSVRTRRARGA from the exons ATGGGGAAGAAACTGGATGCTCTTTTTGGAAGGAAATTAAGGACCTCTAAATTCAGTTCTCTAGCTAAACTAGCAGTTTCTAGGATTGCTATCCTCAAGAACAAGGCACAGGTCAGGTTTTCCCATGCAAGGTCTGATGTAATTCAGCTCCTTAACCTTGGACACCAAGAACGAGCTCTCCTTATG GTTGAGCATGTCATCAAGGATCAGAATATGGTGGATGCTTTTGTTATGATGGAGGATTACTTACATTTCCTGAATGATAGAGTTGTTCTACTTGAAACAAGCAG AGAGTGTCCTGATGAGCTCAAGGAGGCAGTATCGAGCTTGATCTTTGCATCTTCAAGATGTGGTGAATTTCCAGAGTTGCAAGAGATTCGTGGGGTTTTCGTATCAAGATTTGGAAAAGAAATCGCTGCTTGTGCTGTCGAATTGCGCAGCAACTGTGGAGTGAATCCCAAG attatactAAAGTTTTCTGCAAGACAAGCAAGCTTGGAAAGCAGAAAGAAACTGCTAAAGGACATCGCATCTGATAATGGTATCGTTCTGCATTTGGAGGAAGATGCTCCAGTGGTTGCACAG GAAAAAATGGATGTCAGCCAGCCGAAGCAGCAGGAGCAGCATGTAGAAGATTTTAAATCAGCCAAGTTAGATGTTACTGAGTCCCAAGCCAGAACACACGTTTTGCCTGAGGAGGAGCTGTCTGAATCACTGAAAGGAAGGAAGAAGTACAAAGATGTAGCTGCTGCAGCTCTAGAGGCTTTTGAATCAGCAGCTTATGCAGCACAAGCTGCAAGAGCTGCTGTTGAACTCTCAAGATatgattctcaggacattgaaCGGGATGATCCTGGCGATTCTAGTCATGGAAAAGGAACTCTGTATGATTCCGATGGGTCATTGACACCTGAACTTCAAGGCAGATATGAAGCTTCAGAGGAGAACAAGCAAGCTGCAAGAGCTGCTGTTGAACTCTCAAGATatgattctcaggacattgaaCGGGATGATCATGGCGATTCTAGTCATGGACAAGGGACTCTGTATGATTCCGATGGGTCATTGACACCTGAACTTCAAGGCAGATATGAAGCTTCAGATGAGAACAAGCAAGCTGCAAGAGCTGCTGTTAAACTCTCAAGATatgattctcaggacattgaaTGGGATGATCATGGTGATTCTAGTCATGGACAAGGGACTCTGTATGATTCCGATGGGTCATTGACACCTGAACTTCAAGGCAGATATGAAGCTTCAGAGGAGAACAAGCTATCAAATGATAGTTTGGTATTTAACGAAATATACACGATTGACAATATCAGTTCTGAATCAGAAGATGAAAACATGAAAGGAAACGGAAGAGTGCATCTTGAGTTTGAAGAGAGCAAAACAAAACCTGGATTTGATAGGACACCATCTAATTCAAGTTCAGATTCCGAcgggaacatgtggaatgagaGATATCAACTTTCAGATTCACTCTCCCACAATAAGCCAGTAGGTAACGAGGTGGTTTCATATTTGGTTGACAAGAAGGCTGAGAGGGAACAAGTGAGCATTCCATCACCAAAGCACCATGACTTGGACTTGTACAGAAATACTAATTTACTTGCAGATGAAAACCAACACATCAGAGAGTATAATGCAGTTCATGACGAAGATGTCTCTTATGAGGATGAAAATAAGCTTCCATACCAATCTCCAAAGTGGATTCCACTCAAATCTCATGCCGATGCCATGATAAATCCCAAAAAAGGAAACTATGAGTACAAAACCGCACACTCCACAACTTCTGCTGAGAATTTAAGTACAAGTTCAAACATAGACAGGAAGCGTTTATCAGTGAGGACCAGAAGAGCAAGGGGGGCCTGA